In the genome of Halictus rubicundus isolate RS-2024b chromosome 9, iyHalRubi1_principal, whole genome shotgun sequence, one region contains:
- the LOC143357252 gene encoding ejaculatory bulb-specific protein 3-like, with protein sequence MKVVIVLLAVAACAFADEKYTTKYDNIDVDQILRSERLLNNYVNCLLEKGSCTPDGKELKKSLPDALENKCGKCSEKQKAGSEKVIRFLIHDKPQVWERLSKKYDPTGVHTENFKEDAKQRGIIL encoded by the exons ATGAAG GTCGTGATTGTTTTGCTCGCGGTGGCTGCCTGTGCTTTCGCCGACGAGAAGTACACCACCAAGTACGACAACATCGACGTGGATCAGATCCTGAGGAGCGAACGTCTGCTGAACAACTATGTAAACTGTCTGCTGGAAAAGGGAAGCTGCACCCCCGACGGCAAGGAGCTTAAAA AATCGCTTCCGGACGCGCTGGAGAACAAGTGCGGCAAGTGCAGTGAAAAACAGAAGGCGGGCAGCGAGAAGGTGATTCGGTTCCTGATCCACGAC AAGCCGCAGGTCTGGGAAAGACTGTCGAAGAAGTACGACCCGACCGGCGTCCACACGGAGAACTTCAAGGAGGACGCCAAGCAACGTGGCATCATCTTGTAA